CGGATTCTTTCCAAAGAGCCTGCCGTTTATCCTGCAAATGTCGTTTATGCGTTATCCCGCGCGATTCATATTTTACCGGTTGGCTGCAGTGTCGAACTGTCCAACGGTGACAAGGCACTTGTCTTGGAGGACAACCCGCAGGATTTCACCAAACCACTTATTTTACGATTTGAAAATAATGAGGTTATCGATTTGAGTGACCCGGATTCTTACGCCGATTATCATGTCATTGATACGATGAAAACAATGGATAACCGTATCAAGATTGATGAAGAAACCTTAAAGCACTTTAAGGCAGATGAGAGAATCATGGAAATTGCCGAACGTTTCCGCCAGAAAAAGGCAAGAATTGCGGCGCAACGCGCTGCGTCGGCATCTTCGGACAATGTCACCGTTTAATTTAACTATATTTGTAATAAAAAAAAGGAGCTGTTACTTCTAATGAGTATCCGGCATACTGGATGCACATTAGAAGTAATGCTCCTTTTTCTTATTATTCTACGGTTGTAATATAGCTGGAAATGCAGTACAGTGTCTGTCCGTTATACTCTACCCTAGACCAGCCGTATTCGTTTGAAATTCCGGTTCTGGTCACAGTCTCACCATTGTGAATGGTTGCAACAACCACGGCATCTGGATTTGTCACACTTGGAAGTGCCCGCAAATTTACCTCCTCTTTTGCAGTTACCGTATCATTGATGCTGGTAAATTTTGTTTTCAGTCCATCCCCGCTGTCCGACGGAGAAATCGAATATCCTAAATCCGTTGTCAGATAATTGGAAACCGCGTAATAAGTCTGTCCGTTATATTCCACCCTGGACCAGCCACTTTCGCTCACACCGGTCCTTGTTGCAGTGTCACCATTTTTCAATGTAACCATAACCTCACTGTCAGTGTCCTGACTCGGCTTATTTCGAAGGTTTGTCTCCTGTTTTGCCGTCACAGTCTCATTAACTGTCTCAAAGTTCATAAGCGCCTCTACATCTGCTGTCACTTCTTCCGGTGCCACATCACTGAGCGCCCCTGTCACACCATCATAGGAAAAATAGGCAACGTTAATATCCACCGTTTTCTTAATTCCGGCAACGGTTCCCTTATTTGTATACTGCCACATCGCATGCGTTCCTGTATAATCCGATGCTGTCGTATCCGGATATGGTGTCGCCGGATATTGGGATACCCACACTTTATAGGTCGTATCAATTCTTGATGTCTCCCAGAGCGCATCATTTATCATCTCATTTTTTGCTGCATAAAACATTGGCGTATAACCTTTTTGATAAATCTCATCCAAAAAGGCAATTGCAATATCCGTTCTCGTCGTCTTATCCAGGGAATATTGACGGTTTTCGCTATCGTTAAATCCTTCACAATTATATGCAACCGGGTACGTAATCTGATACTGTGCAATATAATCTGCCACCCAGTCGGCCTCTTCCACTGCCTCCTCTTTTGTCACTGCACTGGAGAAAAAGTATACTCCAACCTTGATACCAGCTTTTTGTGCCTCCTGCATGTTATATTTTGCAAGCGGATCTTCTGTGATTTCACCTGTTTTTTGTGTACGGTATCCAACACGAATCATTGCAAAATCAATGCCTGCATCTGCCACCTGGCTCCAGTCAATCGTTCCTTGGTATTTTGCGACGTCAATACCAATGGTAATTCCTTTTGTCTCTGCGGCTCCGCTTGCAGCTAAAAGTTTTGTCTCATCCACTGTCGCCCCGTCGCTTTGCACCGGAGCATTTCCTTCATTCTGAGGATCTTGTGTGTCTTCCTGATAGGTAATCTCATCCACCGTATCCTGCTGTTCGGACGCCGTGCTGCTTTGTGTGGAACCCTCCTGTGCTTTCTTCCTTTTTATATTTCCAACCACAAGCATTGCAACCAACAGCAGTGACAAAACAACTGCCACTACAATTGGTATCAGGTATCGTCTATCCTTCTTTTCGTCAAATGATGTCTTCTTTTTCATACAAACCCTTTCTCACAACTTCTATCCCTGTTATCCTGTAACCAATTTTTCTTATAACACCTTTATTTTAGCTCTTTTCCCCGAAGAATACAATTTTTTCTTATTTCTTTCTTAACTCTTTCTTTTCTACATTGCATAGACCGGTAAAATCCCGTATAGTGAAATAAGATTTAATATTTTACAAAAGAAGGGAATCTTACATGACATTTCATTTTACTACATTATTTTTAACCTTTTTCATATACAGTATCCTCGGCTGGATTTTCGAAACCATCTATTGCAGCCTGGTACACCAGTCCTGGGACAACCGTGGCATGTTAAACGGCCCGTATTGTCCTATCTATGGTTGCGGCGCCATTCTTGCCATCCATGTCTGTGCGCATTTTAACAGCCCGGTTCTGATTTTTTTCGTATGCGCACTTGGCTCTGCTATTTTAGAGTATGCCACTTCTTACCTGACGGAAAAGTTCTTCCACACCGTCTGGTGGGATTACAGTTATCTTCCTTTTAACCTAAATGGGAGAATCTGCCTTACCGTAGCGCTTGGGTTCGGACTTGGCGGCCTGGTTGTCACCTACATGATTGGACCTTTTGTGCATGGAATCATCCGTCATATTCCATTTTTTATCCAGGAACCTCTTGCCCTTATCTGCATGGCAATTTTTGCCGCCGACCTGACATTAACCCTGGATGCATTAACCTCTTTAAACCAGAAGCTTACCACATTAGAAGACCAGATTAACAATAATATTTCAGAACGGTATGATGCCTTTCTTTGCAAAACCAAAGAAAAATTTTCTTTAGAAGAATTTAAAGAAAAATTCACCACGGACGAGATTAAAAATATGTTACCCTCGTTAAATTTTCCACAAATACATGTGTTGAAAAGCTCACTTGGATTTCGGAAAGTGGATTATAGCGATTTGGGGAAAAAGTTAAAACAGACGATTTCGGAGCATAAAAAAAAGAGGGAATGATTGATCATCATCATTCCCTTAAAAATATTATGCCTCTATATTTTTTAGTCATTCTTCGTTTCAAGTACCTGTACGTTATACTCCGAGTCCTCATTCTTGCCCGTTTCAGTATCACTCCCTCTATATCTCACAATCAGATAATCGCCACTCCAATCAAATACAATATCATTTGAATGTGGAACTGACATTAATTCTGTTTCCTCACCTGTTAATGTATGACTGTAAATCTTGTAATCTTCCTTGAACAAATAAATAATACCGCTGTCATAACCTATTATTCTGGTATTGTTATCCCCAGTATCATATAATATTTTACTCTCTCCTGTATCAATATCTAAACAAAAAAGAATATCTTTTTTGATATCATGTTGATATAAATCCACACTTGTTCTGGCATTATCGGACACATTCATAATTCCAATAATCGTGTCTTTTCCCTCTGGAATCATATATTGCTGAAATAATTGTGATCTATTATATTCATTTCCTTCAAAACAACTAATCGAGTACTCTTTTTCTCCTTCTACCTGGTAACTATATGGCATTTCTGCCTTTGCTCTCTTATCCCTTCTTATCACAACATTCTTATTTCCAACTTTCACATTTTGTTCTGTATCTGTTGAAATACCATCATTAGTTTCAAAAAAGGAATTTGTCTCCTCTAAATCCGTTGCAAAATTAGCATCCTCTGCTGCTCTATATGCATATTTATCGTTCTCCCCTGTCATAATATAGAGATAGCCATTTTCAAGATAAATCTGTAAATTATCTGCTTTGGGATTTTCATAAATACATTCTTCCTCTTTTGTTTCTAAGTTGACCCTGTTTATTTTCTCACGCCCCTCTAACTTATAGGTATAAAACAAGTATTTGTCCGATATGCGATATGTTTGAACCACATACTCTGCTTGGTATAGTAATTCTTGTGATTTTGTTTCATAGGAATAGCGATAAATATCACAATATGGATCCATATAATAATAATATTGCTTTTGCATCTGATTATTCGTACTGCACTGTTGCGCATTTATACATATCACCCGAAACAAACCTTCTTTTGAAAAGACTGCATTTTCTCGCATTGTACATCCACCTGCAATTAGCACAATCACCAAACATAACACAACATAAAAATTTCTCTTTTTCAAGTTTTCTTACCCCCAACTAGTATTTTTATATTTTGGGAAATCTCCCATCAACGCTTGTTTTACTCCTATTGTGCTGATTATCGCAGGATCAGAACCTATGCACTGAATTGCTTCCTCTAAAGTAGTTTTTTCATCTGAAGATACATATATACCACTATTCTCTTGTTTGTATATATTATGTGCAACATACTTTCCTTCATCCGTTTTTGTAATACATACTGTATGTATCATTTGCGATATATCATTTTGATCATTGTATACGGTCACAATAATAACATCGTTATTACTTCCTAACTGGTTAATTATATTTACATCTGTGGAATCTGTCATGTCTACTACATATCCCTCTTTGCGAAAATAATCAGCAATTGCATTCGAATTCACTCCAAATTCGCCATTAAACATAGCACCTGTTTTCTCATAACCCTCAATTAAAGATATCATTGTATCTGCAGATGCTGCATTTCCTAAAGCAGACAGCGCATTATAAGTCGCGATAATTTCGCAGCCTGAATAACTCATATTCGAATGAACACTATTTCCGAATCTAACTTTCTCCCAATGTGCCTGATTCTCAATATAGAATCCATCGGGAGGTATATATCCTTTCTTTCGCAATTCCTCCCTATTTTCTGCTACATTGTCTTTTCTTACTTTTTCACTAATAAAATTTGCTTTCTGTAATATATCAAACATCTCTAATACAGACTTATTATCGATATTTTGTGGTATAAACGCTTTGATTTTTGATTCGTAAAAATCCCTTATAAGCTTTATGTTTTGATTAATTTCTTCTACTGATTTTACCCCTCTTTTTGCGCAAGTACAAAGTATTTCTTCTATATCAATTCTTCTGTCCCACACGCCAATTCCCTGTGTCTCACGCTCTTGTGCTGCATCCTTTAAGTTCTGCTCTGCCTCCAGCATAGCCTCATATACATCTTTGTTATCCTCATGCTGCTGATAAAATACCTGGCTGATATTAGCTAATGTATAGACATCTTTATCTGTGTAAAAGCTGTTGCTTTCATAATTTGCAATTGCAGCTGTGTTCAATCCGATTTTTGCAATACAGGTATTCAAACTCGATAGTAACAATTCCACAAAATTCTCCAGCACTGTTACGGTACTGCTTTCCTGATTCTGGATTGTTGTAATAAAATTCAATAGCTCCTGATCCAACTGCTCATGTAGTTCTAATACACCATTAATTAACATCATGGATTCTTAATTGCTTCTGGACAGCCATAATTTTTTATTAATAGGAGTACAGGAGTTGTAAGTTGTTAGAAGTCAGTCCTAAAATATAACTCTAATTAAAATTATAACCAACCATATTCTTCCAAATATTTATCTGGTATTCTCAATCTAACTAACTTATCTATCTCTTTCCAATAAATCGCATAATTACACTCATCATCCCATTCGATATTGCTTTGTAATGACACAGTATCTTCTCCAAATAAAATACTGCATCCAAAATGACCTCTATCATAGTTATATACAACGATATAGTAATTATAAAGTGTAAATTTAATGCTAAACATTTTATATGGTTCATCGGTAACTGAAGAAAGCGTTATGTTATTTATCCTATCTCCAAATATTAGTTTTGCATTTCTAATTATCTCTTTTGCTGTATCATTTGCATTACTTTTCTGCATACCAAAATCCTCCTTCTTCTCTTAAATATAAATATCCCCATTTTTCCTGCAAATGTTTCCATTCCTTATCCGTGAATGATCCTGAATACTCTTTCAGCTCTGGATTATGTGTAAATCTAATAGTTTTTCCTTCACTTGCAGCCTTGTCTAATGCTGGAACATTAAAATACTCAAACATATTTTGATATGATAAATTATAATTAGCAAGTGTAGCATCATACAAGCCATCCTTCATATCAAAATACATATCTCCATTTTTATGTGCTATTACATTGTATGAATCGGCACCTGCAATTTTCCAATTTTCACTGCCATCTGGATTAACGGTAGGTCTAAATTTACCTAAAGTCATTGTATCTGAATTTTCATTATGAATACCTTTTCCAAAAATATCTTGGTATTTATCCAATGGAATCTTCCCATCTACTTTTCCATCAATTATTTCTAATCCATTAATAGTTGTTTTACCACTTTTTACAGAAGCACCATCACCTACATCATTTAATACTGAACCTCCTCCGTCTCCAACATCTCCAAGCTTCGGCTTCTCTAGTTTCTTCGCTCCCGCTTCAATTCCATTCAATCCCTTCGCAGTTGCCATACTTGCTGCCATACCTGCTAACATTCCTGCAGTTTGATTTCCGGTCAGGTCAGTGGTTACTTTCTGGGCTCCTGCACCTGCTGCTGTTGATATTCCTTCTTTTGCAACAATCGTTGCTCCACTTCGGAATGTCAAATTTCCTGCCGCAGATGCCTGACCAATTGGTATCATTGCGGAGGCTGCGAATGCGAAAGCACTCTCTGTCAGGTAGTATGCTTCCTCATTCCCCTGAAAAACCACATCTTTTAGATTGTTTACCGCGGTACTGTCAATATCTCCCATACTTCCATAGTAGATATCCTGGGCTCCCTCTGCGGAATCTGCAATTCCAAAAATGGTGGTTCCGGTTCCAACAATTCCCTCTGCGGCTGCAACAATTGGTGTTGCTGTTCCCCATGATGCGACTATACATACTCCGCCTACTACAAGCAAACCTACTCCGAAAACGGTCTTCCACACTCCCTGCGTCTCACGTTCTTCTGCTGCATCCTTTAGGTTCTGTTCCGCTTCACAGATTGCATCATATACATCTTTATTGTCTTCGTGCTGCTGATAAAACAGTTCACTGATATTGGCAAGTGCATACACGTCCTTATCTGTATAAAAGCTGTTGCTTTCATAACTTGCAATTGCTGCTGTGTTCAATCCGATTTTTGCAAATGCCAGAAACTGCTCCCTGTATTTTTCCGGTGTAAGACTCCGTATCCGAATAATTGGTGCTTAGTTTTGTCCGAAATGCACGGATTGCCTCCTCGCTAAGTTTAAAATTTGTAGAATTGTCAATATCATAATACCCGGCTTTGTATAATGTCATGTTATCAAGCAGGTTCTGCGCTGTGACTCTTATACTTGAAAGCATTGTGATATGTACATCGGTCAGATAACTTTTTACTGCATCTCCTGTTTCTCCGGTAAACACTGCATTTTTTATAAAAAAATTAATGCAGTTCTCACAAGTATCAATTTTATTCATCAGATTCTCTAAATTTGTTTTGTACTCCCAGAACAAATCATAGATATCTGTATAATTAATTTGAAACCCTTCCATTTTCCTCTCCTGTCATTCTTATGAAAAATATTATATTTCTCGAATAACTGCCCCTATTGTGACTTACCCTATCATTTAATTGTAATGTTCTTATAAATTACTGTCAATATTTCAAAAAAGGGTTATTGCATAGAATCTTATATCTTCTATGCAATAACCCAAATTTTAAATCTTATAAATTCTTCACTTTTGCAATATCTACCGGTGTCAACGTATCCATTGCGGTCTCTAAGCTTCTTGCTAATGCATTGGCGGTATCCATTGCAGTGATACAATAAACACCTGTCTCGATTGCATTTCTTCGAATCAGGAAACCGTCACGGCTCTTATCACCATTTCCCTGTGTAGGAGTGTCGATAACCAAATCAATCTTATGTCCTAAGATTAAGTCCATCACATTTGGTGACTCCTGGGAAATCTTATTGACACGAAGTGCATTTACACCATGCTCCTGCAGGTATTTTGCGGTACTTCTTGTCGCATAAATCTTGTATCCTAATGCTTCAAAACGTTTTGCAACACCAACTGCCTCTGGCTTGTCGGCATCTTTTACCGTCATAATCATCTGTTTGTATTTTGGAAGTGTCACACCAGCTCCCAGGAATGCTTTGTACAAAGCTTCGTTGAAAGTCTTTGCGATACCAAGACACTCACCGGTTGACTTCATTTCCGGTCCTAAGGAAATCTCGGCACCACGCAATTTTTCAAAGGAGAATACCGGCATCTTGATTGCAATATAATCTGCAACCGGTGCAAGTCCAGGTTCATAACCCATTCCTTTGATGGTATCTCCAATAATTACCTTGGTTGCAAGGTCAACGATTGGAATACCGGTTACTTTACTGATATATGGTACGGTTCTGGAAGAACGTGGGTTTACCTCGATGACGTAAACCTGTTCATCCATGACGATAAACTGAATGTTAATCAATCCGACAACGTGAAGTGCCTTTGCAAGACGTTTGGTATATTCTACAATCATCTCTTTGACTGGCTCACTGATGGTTGGTGCCGGATAAACAGAAATACTGTCACCGGAGTGAACACCAGTACGTTCGATGTGTTCCATGATACCTGGAATTAAGATATCGGTTCCATCACATACGGCGTCAACTTCGATTTCTTTTCCCTGTAAGTATTTATCAACCAGGATTGGATGATCCTGTGCAATTCGGTTGATGATTCCGATGAACTCTTCGATTTCTTCATCGTTGAATGCAATCTTCATACCCTGTCCGCCTAATACATAGGAAGGACGAACCAAAACCGGGTATCCAAGACGGTTTGCCACCTCTTTTGCCTCTTCTGCTGTAAATACGGTTCCGCCTGCTGCTCTTGGGATTCCGGTCTGCTCTAAGATTTCGTCAAATAATTCACGATCTTCTGCTGCATCTACATCCTCTGCTTTTGTTCCAAGAATCTTAACGCCCATCTTCATCAAGTCTTCTGTCAACTTGATGGCGGTCTGTCCACCGAACTGAACAACGGCTCCGTCCGGTTTCTCTAAACGTACAATTGCCTCCACATCTTCTGGAGTCAGCGGCTCAAAGTAAAGCTTGTCTGCAATATCAAAGTCTGTTGAAACAGTCTCCGGGTTGTTATTGACAATAACAGTCTCCCATCCTTCTTTTGCAAATGCCCAGGTACTGTGAACGGAACAGTAATCGAACTCGATACCCTGACCGATACGGATTGGACCGGAACCAAGTACTAATACTTTTTTCTTTGGATTGGTTTCTACGGCTTCGTTTTCGCTTCCGAATACAGAGTAGTAGTAAGGTGTTGTTGCCTCAAACTCTGCTGCACAGGTATCTACCATCTTGAAGGCTGCCACAATGCCATTTTCGTAACGCATATCGTGGATTTCTTCTTTTGTTTTTCCAGTTAAATCTGCAATCACGTGGTCTGGGAACTCGATACGTTTTGCTTCTTTTAACAATTCTATGGTGAGTGGCTCGTTCTTTAATTTTTCTTCCATCTCCACTAAGATTGCTAACTTATCAATAAACCAGATATCAATCTTGGTGATGGCATGAATCTTGTCGTAGCTGACACCACGGCGAAGTGCCTCTGCGATAACCCAAATTCGTCTGTCGTCTACCACAGCTAACTGTTCCATGAGCTGTTCATCGGTAAGATTTGTAAAGTCATAAGACATTAAACTGTCTACATGCTGCTCTAAGGAACGGATTGCTTTCATCAAAGCACCTTCGAAGTTATTACAGATACTCATAACCTCACCGGTTGCTTTCATCTGAGTGGTAAGTGTTCTCTTTGCTGTAATGAATTTATCAAATGGAAGTCTTGGAATCTTTACAACGCAGTAGTCTAACATTGGCTC
This genomic window from Roseburia sp. 831b contains:
- a CDS encoding GH25 family lysozyme, coding for MKKKTSFDEKKDRRYLIPIVVAVVLSLLLVAMLVVGNIKRKKAQEGSTQSSTASEQQDTVDEITYQEDTQDPQNEGNAPVQSDGATVDETKLLAASGAAETKGITIGIDVAKYQGTIDWSQVADAGIDFAMIRVGYRTQKTGEITEDPLAKYNMQEAQKAGIKVGVYFFSSAVTKEEAVEEADWVADYIAQYQITYPVAYNCEGFNDSENRQYSLDKTTRTDIAIAFLDEIYQKGYTPMFYAAKNEMINDALWETSRIDTTYKVWVSQYPATPYPDTTASDYTGTHAMWQYTNKGTVAGIKKTVDINVAYFSYDGVTGALSDVAPEEVTADVEALMNFETVNETVTAKQETNLRNKPSQDTDSEVMVTLKNGDTATRTGVSESGWSRVEYNGQTYYAVSNYLTTDLGYSISPSDSGDGLKTKFTSINDTVTAKEEVNLRALPSVTNPDAVVVATIHNGETVTRTGISNEYGWSRVEYNGQTLYCISSYITTVE
- a CDS encoding putative ABC transporter permease; amino-acid sequence: MTFHFTTLFLTFFIYSILGWIFETIYCSLVHQSWDNRGMLNGPYCPIYGCGAILAIHVCAHFNSPVLIFFVCALGSAILEYATSYLTEKFFHTVWWDYSYLPFNLNGRICLTVALGFGLGGLVVTYMIGPFVHGIIRHIPFFIQEPLALICMAIFAADLTLTLDALTSLNQKLTTLEDQINNNISERYDAFLCKTKEKFSLEEFKEKFTTDEIKNMLPSLNFPQIHVLKSSLGFRKVDYSDLGKKLKQTISEHKKKRE
- a CDS encoding C39 family peptidase, which encodes MMLINGVLELHEQLDQELLNFITTIQNQESSTVTVLENFVELLLSSLNTCIAKIGLNTAAIANYESNSFYTDKDVYTLANISQVFYQQHEDNKDVYEAMLEAEQNLKDAAQERETQGIGVWDRRIDIEEILCTCAKRGVKSVEEINQNIKLIRDFYESKIKAFIPQNIDNKSVLEMFDILQKANFISEKVRKDNVAENREELRKKGYIPPDGFYIENQAHWEKVRFGNSVHSNMSYSGCEIIATYNALSALGNAASADTMISLIEGYEKTGAMFNGEFGVNSNAIADYFRKEGYVVDMTDSTDVNIINQLGSNNDVIIVTVYNDQNDISQMIHTVCITKTDEGKYVAHNIYKQENSGIYVSSDEKTTLEEAIQCIGSDPAIISTIGVKQALMGDFPKYKNTSWG
- a CDS encoding T7SS effector LXG polymorphic toxin; translated protein: MEGFQINYTDIYDLFWEYKTNLENLMNKIDTCENCINFFIKNAVFTGETGDAVKSYLTDVHITMLSSIRVTAQNLLDNMTLYKAGYYDIDNSTNFKLSEEAIRAFRTKLSTNYSDTESYTGKIQGAVSGICKNRIEHSSNCKL
- the carB gene encoding carbamoyl-phosphate synthase large subunit; this translates as MPRNKEIKKVLVIGSGPIVIGQAAEFDYAGTQACRSLKEEGVEVVLVNSNPATIMTDKEIADQVYIEPLTASVLEQIIAKEKPDSVLPTLGGQAGLNLGMELEEKGILEKYGVKLIGTTAETIFKAEDRQAFKDTMEKIGEPCAASQVVHNVEDGIKFTNTIGYPVVLRPAYTLGGSGGGIAHNEQELVDILTNGLRLSRVGEVLVERCIAGWKEIEYEVMRDANGNCITVCNMENIDPVGVHTGDSIVVAPSQTLGDKEYQMLRTSALNIISELNITGGCNVQYALNPDSFEYCVIEVNPRVSRSSALASKATGYPIAKVAAKIALGYTLDEIKNAITGKTYASFEPMLDYCVVKIPRLPFDKFITAKRTLTTQMKATGEVMSICNNFEGALMKAIRSLEQHVDSLMSYDFTNLTDEQLMEQLAVVDDRRIWVIAEALRRGVSYDKIHAITKIDIWFIDKLAILVEMEEKLKNEPLTIELLKEAKRIEFPDHVIADLTGKTKEEIHDMRYENGIVAAFKMVDTCAAEFEATTPYYYSVFGSENEAVETNPKKKVLVLGSGPIRIGQGIEFDYCSVHSTWAFAKEGWETVIVNNNPETVSTDFDIADKLYFEPLTPEDVEAIVRLEKPDGAVVQFGGQTAIKLTEDLMKMGVKILGTKAEDVDAAEDRELFDEILEQTGIPRAAGGTVFTAEEAKEVANRLGYPVLVRPSYVLGGQGMKIAFNDEEIEEFIGIINRIAQDHPILVDKYLQGKEIEVDAVCDGTDILIPGIMEHIERTGVHSGDSISVYPAPTISEPVKEMIVEYTKRLAKALHVVGLINIQFIVMDEQVYVIEVNPRSSRTVPYISKVTGIPIVDLATKVIIGDTIKGMGYEPGLAPVADYIAIKMPVFSFEKLRGAEISLGPEMKSTGECLGIAKTFNEALYKAFLGAGVTLPKYKQMIMTVKDADKPEAVGVAKRFEALGYKIYATRSTAKYLQEHGVNALRVNKISQESPNVMDLILGHKIDLVIDTPTQGNGDKSRDGFLIRRNAIETGVYCITAMDTANALARSLETAMDTLTPVDIAKVKNL